A window of Planctomycetota bacterium contains these coding sequences:
- a CDS encoding NUDIX hydrolase, whose product MKFRVRRAREIFQGRVLRLVLRDVDLPNGRRATLQVVEHPGAVAILPVFDDGDVLLIRQFRPSIGRELYEIPAGTLEPGERPLATARREIVEETGYRAGRWQKLAEFYTAPGFCTELMHLFVARDLSPARAPGDADEIIRTARMPLARALELARRGRVRDAKSLVGLLWYAHEQRG is encoded by the coding sequence GTGAAATTCCGGGTGCGGAGGGCCAGGGAGATCTTCCAGGGACGCGTTCTTCGCCTGGTTCTCCGGGACGTGGATCTCCCCAACGGCCGCCGCGCGACGCTGCAGGTCGTCGAACACCCCGGGGCGGTCGCGATCCTCCCGGTCTTCGACGACGGCGACGTGCTCCTCATCCGCCAGTTCCGCCCCTCGATCGGCCGCGAACTCTACGAGATCCCGGCCGGCACGCTCGAGCCCGGCGAACGGCCGCTGGCGACGGCCCGCCGGGAAATCGTGGAGGAAACCGGGTACCGCGCGGGACGCTGGCAAAAACTGGCCGAGTTCTACACCGCCCCGGGCTTCTGCACCGAGCTCATGCACCTTTTCGTCGCGCGGGACCTCTCCCCCGCCCGGGCCCCGGGCGACGCCGACGAGATCATCCGCACGGCGCGTATGCCCCTGGCGCGCGCCCTGGAACTCGCCCGGCGCGGACGCGTCCGTGACGCCAAGAGCCTCGTCGGACTCCTCTGGTACGCCCATGAGCAGCGAGGATAA
- a CDS encoding trypsin-like peptidase domain-containing protein, whose translation MRWAGATLAGGFLLALLTAVVGEFARGVDDLRARLEGAEAEMRRLTAESRAGSERLARDVLRTRADFEALRERLAACDVERLYRDVLAPSVQVNALGGVGGGTLLFSRPGQTYAITAFHVVQKAVRREESGERRLPVDVRVYDDRGRPADLVPADIVACDERRDLALLRLRAERSFPHVARLASRETLRAVKVFTPVYAVGCPLGHDPLPTLGEVATLAKEVNGENFWMMNAPTIFGNSGGGIFHRETRELLGVSVMVCTYDGVVSTPVPHLGILVSLETVYDWLDALQYRFVYDPSATIEACENARSAPAPVPPEGPGARPTGFSAPAAENDP comes from the coding sequence ATGAGATGGGCGGGCGCAACCCTGGCAGGCGGGTTCCTACTGGCGCTCCTGACCGCCGTGGTCGGAGAGTTCGCCCGCGGAGTGGACGACCTGCGCGCGCGCCTGGAAGGCGCGGAGGCGGAAATGCGGCGCCTTACCGCCGAAAGCCGCGCCGGCTCCGAGCGCCTCGCCCGCGATGTCCTGCGGACCCGCGCGGACTTCGAAGCCCTCCGGGAACGCCTCGCCGCGTGCGACGTCGAACGGCTCTACCGGGACGTCCTGGCTCCCTCCGTCCAGGTCAACGCCCTGGGCGGCGTGGGCGGCGGCACCCTCCTTTTCAGCCGGCCGGGCCAGACCTACGCCATCACGGCCTTCCACGTCGTCCAGAAAGCCGTCCGGCGCGAGGAGTCCGGCGAACGTCGCCTGCCCGTCGATGTCCGCGTCTACGACGATCGCGGCCGGCCGGCCGATCTGGTGCCCGCCGACATCGTGGCCTGCGACGAGCGGCGCGACCTGGCGCTCCTGCGCCTGCGCGCGGAACGCTCCTTCCCGCACGTGGCCCGCCTGGCTTCCCGCGAAACCCTCCGCGCCGTCAAGGTCTTCACCCCCGTCTACGCCGTCGGCTGCCCCCTGGGCCACGATCCCCTGCCCACCCTCGGCGAGGTGGCCACCCTCGCCAAGGAGGTCAACGGGGAGAATTTCTGGATGATGAACGCCCCCACGATCTTCGGGAATTCCGGCGGCGGCATCTTCCACCGCGAAACCCGCGAGCTTCTGGGCGTCTCCGTCATGGTCTGCACCTACGACGGCGTGGTCTCCACGCCGGTGCCGCATCTGGGAATTCTCGTCTCGCTCGAGACCGTCTACGACTGGCTGGACGCGCTGCAGTATCGCTTCGTCTACGACCCCTCGGCCACGATCGAAGCCTGCGAAAACGCGCGCTCCGCTCCCGCCCCGGTCCCCCCGGAGGGGCCCGGAGCCCGCCCCACGGGATTCTCCGCCCCCGCCGCCGAGAACGACCCGTAG